In a genomic window of Nostoc sp. UHCC 0870:
- a CDS encoding S8 family peptidase — protein sequence MISPISSINGSETTGRYLVLLRENAIDSGIRTLRDYTGNRRVARAADFEKNAVTAEQLEQTDTTIFDNLGVAVCTLDPEQLQSLHTASDESSPIAVIEAERVVYALNGQGLGGIVEQLAPRTTTNPAMEYLKGYRDAVDRLIDHLAPTNGTTRMLPMPGMQVVDETIATWGLQITKVVNSKFSGRGIKVAVLDTGFDLTHPDFAGRRIISKSFIANQEVQDRNGHGTHCIGTACGPLSPTIPPRYGIGYETEIFAGKVLSNQGRGTDSEILAGIEWAIANGCPIVSMSLGARVFPGQRYSGVFEVVADRALRNGMLIIAAAGNDSERHLGIVEPVSHPANCPSIMAVGAIDSQLEVAYFSNAGLNTNGGQVDIVAPGAEPRTPGGSSRIDVHSSYLMPTRYRRLRGTSMAAPHVAGIAALYAEAIGATGRVLWNRLTQNALRLPLPSVDVGAGLVQAP from the coding sequence ATGATTAGCCCCATCTCATCAATTAATGGGTCAGAGACAACGGGAAGATATCTAGTATTATTGCGTGAAAATGCAATCGATTCAGGAATCCGCACACTGCGTGATTACACTGGGAACAGGAGAGTTGCTAGAGCAGCCGACTTTGAGAAAAATGCCGTTACCGCAGAGCAATTAGAGCAAACAGATACCACAATATTTGACAATTTGGGTGTTGCTGTTTGTACTCTCGACCCAGAACAGTTGCAGTCACTCCATACTGCGAGTGATGAAAGTAGTCCGATTGCTGTCATTGAAGCAGAGAGAGTTGTTTACGCTTTAAACGGTCAAGGATTGGGGGGTATTGTTGAACAACTAGCACCCAGGACTACCACTAATCCGGCAATGGAATACCTCAAAGGCTACCGAGATGCTGTGGATAGGCTCATAGATCATCTAGCACCCACAAATGGTACTACCAGGATGTTGCCTATGCCCGGTATGCAGGTGGTGGACGAAACAATAGCAACATGGGGACTACAAATCACAAAAGTCGTCAATTCCAAATTTAGTGGACGGGGGATTAAAGTTGCCGTTCTCGACACAGGGTTCGACTTGACTCACCCTGATTTTGCCGGACGGAGGATAATCAGCAAATCGTTCATAGCTAACCAAGAGGTGCAAGATAGAAACGGGCATGGAACTCACTGCATCGGTACAGCTTGCGGTCCCCTTTCTCCTACTATCCCCCCGCGTTATGGCATTGGTTACGAAACAGAAATCTTTGCCGGAAAAGTTTTAAGCAATCAGGGACGTGGGACTGATAGCGAAATCTTAGCAGGCATTGAATGGGCGATCGCCAATGGCTGCCCAATTGTCTCAATGTCTCTGGGAGCGCGTGTATTTCCTGGACAGAGGTACTCAGGGGTGTTCGAGGTTGTTGCTGATCGTGCGCTCCGCAATGGGATGTTAATTATCGCTGCGGCTGGTAACGATAGTGAGCGACATTTAGGCATAGTTGAGCCAGTTAGTCACCCAGCTAATTGTCCCTCGATCATGGCTGTAGGTGCGATTGACTCTCAACTGGAAGTTGCTTACTTTTCTAATGCTGGGCTTAATACCAATGGTGGTCAGGTCGATATTGTCGCTCCAGGGGCTGAACCGAGAACACCGGGGGGTAGTTCGAGAATTGATGTTCATTCAAGCTATCTGATGCCAACGAGGTACAGAAGGCTTAGGGGTACAAGTATGGCTGCACCCCATGTTGCTGGTATAGCTGCTCTGTATGCTGAGGCTATAGGGGCTACTGGCCGTGTTCTCTGGAATCGACTGACTCAAAATGCTCTCAGATTGCCTCTACCTTCAGTAGATGTTGGGGCTGGACTTGTTCAAGCACCTTAG
- a CDS encoding ketohydroxyglutarate aldolase encodes MSNVNLSIAVDEKYIDHIQEVAQNLESSGMNVGQLLENLGIITGSCDSEKVDALAQVEGVSHVELSREYKLPPPESDVQ; translated from the coding sequence ATGTCAAATGTTAATTTATCAATTGCAGTTGATGAAAAATACATAGATCATATCCAGGAAGTAGCTCAAAACTTAGAGTCTTCTGGAATGAATGTTGGACAACTGTTGGAGAATCTGGGAATTATAACTGGTTCATGTGATTCTGAAAAAGTGGATGCTCTTGCTCAAGTTGAAGGAGTCTCTCATGTGGAACTGTCGCGAGAATATAAATTACCACCACCGGAATCTGATGTCCAATAA
- a CDS encoding trypco2 family protein, producing the protein MSNKISLNEFISQVKEDLKPTEDTPIFFLEKAELEIHVAVSKVGSVEGEIMGKSDLKISVLGVDFFKIGEFQASGKASGSLERKDIHTIKVTLVPIFNNEEIKTSLTENQLIEIKRAIKRKIMRGEEEDHNTNLSETELEEKNKATKNKRMRG; encoded by the coding sequence ATGTCAAACAAAATTAGCTTAAATGAATTTATTTCTCAAGTTAAAGAGGACTTGAAACCTACAGAAGATACACCAATCTTCTTTTTGGAAAAAGCAGAATTAGAGATTCATGTAGCAGTTTCAAAAGTGGGTTCAGTTGAAGGCGAAATCATGGGAAAATCTGACTTAAAAATTAGTGTACTAGGTGTGGATTTCTTCAAAATCGGCGAATTTCAAGCTAGTGGTAAAGCATCTGGAAGTCTAGAAAGAAAAGATATACATACTATAAAAGTGACCCTTGTACCAATTTTTAATAATGAAGAGATAAAAACTAGTTTAACCGAAAATCAATTGATAGAAATAAAAAGAGCTATCAAGAGAAAAATAATGCGGGGAGAGGAGGAAGACCATAACACTAATTTAAGCGAAACAGAACTAGAAGAAAAAAATAAAGCTACTAAAAACAAAAGAATGCGTGGATAA
- a CDS encoding SIR2 family protein → MFKKKILILTASPENHLRLRVDKEIKAIEQELDRSKNRDKFEIIPKLAVNPGDLIRVLEAEKPEIVHFSGHGKQAGLVFENEAGQSQLVSAEALARLFKQFRNEIQCVLLNACYSEFQAQAINEHIHYVIGISNQIEDTAAIKFAVGFYASLIAGRTYKDAYDFGCIALDLEGIPDDLIDFKENTQSNLTVPRLPENPPTTHHYLNIINALKSGRLIPFIGPGFNLFDEQLTNQRLSEIELADYLAQNLGITSPYEDLVGAPCPLCLVSADDLPTDCPVKKALLQGTITACPLANEQALALAKMNLQCLAQYVQLTFGIKDVYERLYELLRGKYSPSRFYLFWANLPEKMEEKQYPLPYQLIVTTNYDDMLERAFRAANQPFDLVFYVAEGEEVRGRFKYKPFEEKARPIDKPNQLEVISKAKDRPVILKLYGVVDLIESQQCNFVITEDHHINYLVYREIGQLLPKDILEILWESHNILFMGFNPSDPDLRVIINRIWGERLVGQKSWMIHQSKPGELDKTFWNKRQVELIDSRLEDYCTDLANGIEKLSPKKSLYELWS, encoded by the coding sequence ATGTTTAAGAAAAAAATATTGATTTTAACAGCCAGCCCAGAAAATCATCTCAGGTTGCGGGTAGATAAAGAAATTAAAGCGATCGAGCAAGAATTAGATCGCTCTAAAAATCGCGATAAGTTTGAAATTATTCCTAAATTGGCAGTGAACCCTGGCGACTTAATTCGGGTTCTAGAAGCCGAAAAACCAGAGATTGTCCATTTCTCTGGGCATGGAAAGCAGGCAGGTTTAGTTTTTGAGAATGAAGCAGGACAGTCTCAGCTAGTGAGTGCAGAAGCTCTGGCAAGGCTATTTAAGCAATTTAGGAATGAAATTCAGTGTGTTCTCTTAAATGCTTGCTATTCCGAATTTCAAGCTCAGGCAATCAACGAACACATTCATTACGTGATTGGTATCAGTAATCAGATTGAGGATACAGCAGCCATTAAATTTGCCGTCGGTTTTTATGCCTCCCTAATTGCCGGTCGTACCTATAAAGATGCTTATGACTTTGGTTGTATTGCTCTCGATCTGGAGGGAATACCGGACGATTTGATCGACTTTAAGGAAAATACTCAATCCAATTTAACTGTTCCACGACTTCCCGAAAATCCCCCGACAACTCACCATTATCTAAATATTATTAACGCCTTAAAGAGCGGAAGATTAATTCCATTCATTGGCCCGGGGTTTAACTTGTTTGACGAACAGTTAACGAATCAGAGACTCAGTGAAATTGAACTAGCAGATTACTTAGCCCAGAATTTAGGAATAACCTCTCCCTATGAAGATTTAGTAGGTGCGCCGTGTCCACTCTGCCTTGTCAGTGCAGATGATCTGCCAACCGATTGTCCTGTTAAGAAAGCCCTGCTGCAAGGCACAATTACAGCTTGTCCACTCGCTAACGAACAGGCACTTGCTCTAGCGAAGATGAATCTTCAGTGCCTTGCTCAATATGTCCAGCTTACCTTCGGCATCAAGGATGTTTACGAAAGGTTGTACGAACTTTTGAGAGGGAAATACAGTCCTAGTCGATTTTATTTGTTCTGGGCTAATCTCCCTGAAAAAATGGAAGAAAAGCAATATCCTTTGCCTTACCAATTAATCGTGACCACCAATTACGATGATATGTTGGAACGGGCTTTTAGAGCAGCTAATCAACCGTTTGATTTAGTGTTCTATGTAGCAGAAGGCGAAGAGGTGCGTGGTCGATTCAAATATAAGCCGTTTGAAGAGAAAGCCCGTCCCATTGACAAGCCCAATCAATTGGAAGTCATCAGCAAAGCAAAAGATCGTCCAGTTATTCTCAAACTCTATGGCGTAGTTGATTTAATTGAGAGTCAACAGTGTAATTTTGTCATTACTGAAGATCACCACATCAATTATTTAGTCTACCGAGAGATTGGACAACTGCTGCCTAAGGATATTTTGGAAATTTTATGGGAAAGTCATAACATCTTGTTTATGGGTTTTAACCCCAGCGATCCTGATCTGCGGGTTATCATCAATCGAATCTGGGGAGAGCGGCTAGTTGGGCAAAAATCTTGGATGATCCATCAATCGAAGCCAGGGGAGCTAGATAAAACCTTCTGGAATAAGCGACAGGTAGAACTGATCGATAGCCGCTTAGAAGATTACTGTACTGACTTAGCCAATGGGATAGAAAAGCTGTCACCCAAGAAGTCCCTATATGAGCTTTGGAGTTAA
- a CDS encoding NACHT and WD repeat domain-containing protein: MGEVPYLGLNPFSEKDAPFFFGRDEQKRAIARNLRVSRLTVLLGESGVGKSSILQAGVVPQFHRDGEQHQQEHDGKPLWAVVVFNAWHSDNPLMLLVNEIRHSVAAALKIDPASLKDEATITESLQTWTEMLSEEPERGQIFIILDQFEEYFQYHSQESGEETFADEFPRWVNRPSLSVNFLIAMRQDALAKLNHFQGRIINIFDNQLVLQRLDRPSARDAIVKPIGQYNLQQIITNHFMTSRLTLLSTPSMEKSRILKYGVVHRLQQIAQQNLHNQSVPQIATVIFNYWRGNPVVNLKQQVDNDIRKIFPDVQVPQAGTSLAQTLQEWAEHISGKEGKGKLFIILDQFEEFFQYQQPDMEEGSFVAEFARAVNYAELPVHFLIAIRDEALNLLKYFEQRIPGIFDNHLRIKELEEDSAIADLVKPIEEPTDKTSQAIAIEPELVEEVLNQVQVGMVSLIETDQGRISIPSTSQENIEIEAPFLELVMERLWKEEIGKKGSHCLRLETLNQFSIPEKNITAAQRIANEHLSEQMNILSDRERDAMATVFKYLVSAGGTKIAYPVIDLPETTGLNQGELISVLDKLDRQRILRTVKAPYHSDVKRYEIFHDIIALPILKWRDRYLLEKRLKEEKEKEKRKAEQKIRRGRLIGGGILLFSVILGLSWYTNHNFYQLRVANDEIEKAWDAYRMKPFRSSGEIDGLIMAIQAGHKLTVPLKNPLLIWNPFLAPQINKSKNNSIHVLQTILNDIKEKNNLILRPMPQSDMFSMSFSQNRKLIATSFADGTVHLWTLQGKKLNEFQVPGGRGLSLSFSPDGKLLATSSDDGNVRLWTLQGKKLNEFQVPGNLVLNLSFSPDGKLLATGSVDGNVRLWTLQGKKLNEFQVSQDPIYSLSFSADRKLLATGSQNGNVRLWDLQNLKPPKAILTLPNQGSVWSINFSPDGQHLATGYKDSIVRLWSIQGEKLKEFRVYPVPVPVLSISFNPHQNILIAGTNNGIVSFWDISGEKRQVDDNLDNLLASGCDWLKDYLATNPDTNLSFCQPK, from the coding sequence ATGGGTGAAGTACCTTACCTGGGTTTAAATCCATTTTCAGAAAAAGACGCACCATTCTTTTTTGGCCGGGATGAGCAAAAAAGAGCGATCGCCAGAAATCTTCGGGTTTCGCGTCTGACAGTCCTGCTGGGGGAAAGTGGAGTAGGCAAGAGTTCCATTCTGCAAGCTGGCGTTGTTCCCCAGTTCCACCGAGATGGCGAACAACACCAACAAGAGCATGATGGTAAGCCTTTGTGGGCTGTTGTTGTGTTCAATGCCTGGCACAGTGATAATCCGTTGATGCTACTAGTAAACGAGATTCGGCATTCTGTTGCCGCAGCATTAAAAATTGACCCGGCTAGCTTGAAAGATGAGGCAACAATCACCGAAAGTCTGCAAACCTGGACAGAGATGTTGAGTGAAGAGCCAGAAAGAGGTCAAATTTTTATTATTCTAGACCAATTTGAGGAGTACTTTCAGTATCACTCACAGGAGTCTGGCGAAGAAACATTCGCCGATGAGTTTCCCCGATGGGTCAATCGTCCCAGCTTGTCGGTCAATTTCCTCATTGCCATGCGCCAGGATGCTCTAGCTAAACTCAATCACTTCCAGGGACGAATTATCAATATATTTGATAATCAACTGGTACTCCAGCGTCTTGACCGACCTTCAGCACGAGACGCAATTGTCAAGCCAATTGGGCAATACAACCTGCAACAGATTATCACCAACCACTTTATGACCTCGCGACTCACCCTACTTTCTACACCTAGTATGGAAAAAAGTCGCATCCTCAAGTATGGTGTTGTCCATCGCTTGCAGCAGATCGCCCAGCAAAATCTGCACAATCAGAGCGTACCTCAAATAGCTACTGTTATTTTTAATTACTGGCGTGGTAATCCGGTCGTTAATTTAAAACAGCAGGTGGATAACGACATCAGAAAAATCTTTCCCGATGTCCAAGTTCCTCAAGCCGGGACTTCATTGGCTCAAACCTTGCAGGAGTGGGCGGAGCATATCAGTGGTAAAGAAGGAAAAGGTAAACTTTTTATTATCCTCGACCAGTTTGAAGAGTTTTTCCAGTATCAGCAGCCAGACATGGAAGAAGGAAGCTTTGTTGCCGAATTTGCCCGTGCGGTCAATTATGCTGAACTACCTGTCCATTTCCTGATTGCTATCCGTGATGAGGCATTAAATTTACTCAAATATTTTGAACAGCGCATCCCTGGTATTTTTGACAACCACTTGCGTATTAAAGAACTAGAAGAAGACTCAGCGATCGCTGATTTAGTCAAACCGATTGAAGAACCAACCGACAAAACAAGCCAGGCGATCGCGATCGAACCCGAACTAGTTGAGGAGGTCTTAAATCAGGTTCAGGTGGGTATGGTTTCTCTCATCGAAACTGATCAGGGTAGGATAAGTATTCCTTCTACCTCCCAAGAAAATATAGAAATTGAAGCTCCCTTTCTAGAACTGGTAATGGAACGCCTCTGGAAAGAAGAGATCGGCAAAAAAGGCTCACACTGCCTACGGTTAGAGACACTGAATCAATTCAGCATTCCAGAGAAGAATATAACTGCCGCCCAAAGGATCGCTAACGAGCATCTAAGTGAACAGATGAATATTCTCTCAGACAGAGAACGGGATGCTATGGCAACTGTCTTTAAATACTTGGTGAGTGCAGGAGGCACTAAGATTGCTTATCCTGTCATTGACCTACCGGAGACTACAGGACTTAACCAAGGTGAACTCATATCTGTATTAGACAAACTCGACAGACAACGCATCTTGCGTACAGTCAAAGCCCCTTATCATTCAGATGTAAAACGCTATGAGATTTTTCACGACATTATAGCTTTACCGATTTTAAAATGGCGCGATCGATACTTGCTGGAAAAAAGACTCAAAGAAGAAAAAGAAAAAGAGAAGCGGAAAGCAGAGCAGAAGATTCGACGGGGCAGGTTAATTGGGGGAGGTATTTTGTTATTCAGCGTTATTTTAGGATTGTCCTGGTACACAAATCATAATTTTTATCAATTAAGAGTAGCCAATGATGAGATAGAAAAAGCTTGGGATGCTTATAGAATGAAACCCTTTAGATCCTCTGGAGAGATTGATGGATTAATTATGGCTATCCAGGCAGGACATAAATTGACAGTGCCCTTGAAAAATCCATTACTCATTTGGAACCCCTTCCTCGCACCTCAAATTAATAAGTCCAAAAATAACTCCATCCACGTCTTGCAAACAATTTTGAATGACATCAAAGAGAAAAATAACCTGATTCTCCGCCCAATGCCTCAGAGTGACATGTTTAGCATGAGTTTCAGCCAGAATAGGAAGCTCATAGCTACTAGCTTCGCCGACGGCACTGTCCATCTGTGGACGCTACAGGGTAAGAAACTGAATGAATTTCAAGTTCCAGGAGGTAGAGGTTTGAGCCTCAGCTTTAGCCCTGATGGGAAGCTCTTAGCCACTAGCTCGGATGATGGCAATGTCCGCCTGTGGACGCTACAGGGTAAGAAACTGAATGAATTCCAAGTTCCAGGAAATCTAGTCTTGAACCTCAGTTTCAGCCCTGATGGGAAGCTCTTAGCCACTGGTTCCGTTGACGGCAATGTCCGTCTGTGGACGCTACAGGGTAAGAAACTGAATGAATTCCAAGTTTCTCAAGATCCAATTTATAGCCTCAGCTTTAGCGCAGATAGGAAGCTCTTAGCTACTGGCTCCCAAAATGGTAATGTCCGACTGTGGGATCTCCAAAATCTCAAACCTCCCAAGGCTATCCTAACTTTGCCAAATCAGGGTAGTGTTTGGAGTATTAACTTCAGCCCAGATGGGCAGCACCTAGCTACTGGCTACAAGGATAGCATCGTCCGCCTGTGGAGTATACAGGGTGAGAAACTAAAAGAATTCCGAGTCTATCCAGTTCCAGTTCCAGTATTGAGCATCAGTTTCAATCCCCATCAGAATATTCTGATTGCTGGAACTAACAATGGGATTGTCAGTTTCTGGGATATTTCAGGTGAAAAACGACAAGTTGATGACAACTTAGATAACTTGTTAGCAAGTGGTTGTGATTGGCTTAAGGACTATCTCGCGACTAATCCTGATACCAATTTGTCATTCTGTCAACCTAAATAG
- the grrM gene encoding cyclophane-forming radical SAM/SPASM peptide maturase GrrM/OscB encodes MQYTNIGPVKLVIIQPTTFCNLDCDYCYLHNRQSKAQISIDLIETIFKSLFQSQLIEKEFTVIWHAGEPLSMPIAFYHAAFQNINNLNQDFNQNRCTIYQSIQTNGTLINQDWCDLIKSYQVQMGISLDGLDFIHDAHRKTRKGLGTHASTMRGISMLKANNIDFRVITVLTQDSLDYPEEMFNFFMENDIRKVGFNIDEKIGSHESSSFENRGIEERYRAFMQRFYELVKSTNWYLKIREFEELKHKICYGMPNEIKGQFTPFSIISIDYQGNFSTFSPELLSMKSSIYGDFILGNVEHDTFESACKTDKFKRINHDIQAGVDLCQHTCPYFSVCGGASPANKYFENGLFESSETIYCRYSTKILTDIILEDIETYLVLDQPKING; translated from the coding sequence ATGCAATATACCAACATTGGACCCGTCAAGCTCGTTATCATTCAACCCACTACTTTCTGTAATTTAGATTGCGATTACTGCTATCTACACAATCGCCAATCTAAGGCTCAAATATCTATTGATTTGATCGAAACCATCTTTAAAAGTCTGTTTCAAAGCCAATTAATCGAGAAAGAATTTACTGTTATTTGGCACGCAGGCGAACCCTTGTCTATGCCGATCGCTTTTTATCATGCGGCATTTCAAAATATTAATAACCTCAATCAAGACTTCAACCAAAATCGCTGCACAATATATCAGTCCATTCAAACTAATGGAACACTCATTAATCAAGATTGGTGTGATTTGATTAAAAGCTATCAAGTGCAGATGGGTATTAGCCTTGATGGTCTGGATTTTATCCACGATGCTCACCGCAAAACTAGGAAAGGCTTGGGTACTCATGCCAGCACTATGAGAGGAATATCAATGCTCAAAGCAAATAATATTGACTTTCGTGTAATTACTGTACTGACTCAAGACTCTTTAGATTATCCAGAAGAGATGTTCAATTTCTTCATGGAAAATGACATTAGAAAGGTGGGATTTAATATTGACGAAAAAATAGGCTCTCATGAGTCATCATCTTTTGAAAATAGGGGAATAGAAGAACGATACCGTGCTTTTATGCAGCGTTTCTATGAGCTAGTGAAAAGCACGAATTGGTACTTAAAAATTAGAGAATTCGAGGAGCTTAAACATAAAATTTGCTACGGAATGCCCAATGAAATAAAAGGTCAATTTACACCTTTTTCAATAATCAGCATAGACTATCAAGGTAATTTTTCCACATTCTCACCAGAACTTTTATCTATGAAAAGTTCTATCTATGGCGATTTTATTTTGGGTAATGTGGAACATGACACGTTTGAATCAGCCTGTAAAACAGATAAATTCAAAAGAATCAATCACGATATTCAAGCAGGGGTCGATTTATGCCAGCATACCTGTCCATATTTCTCGGTCTGCGGAGGTGCTTCTCCTGCTAATAAATACTTTGAAAATGGCTTGTTTGAATCGTCTGAAACGATCTATTGCAGATACTCAACGAAGATTTTAACAGATATTATTCTGGAGGATATTGAAACTTATTTGGTACTCGATCAACCCAAGATTAACGGATGA
- a CDS encoding cation:proton antiporter, with the protein MVIESAIGEEAIASNLKQFLLVLSVSLGVATLPQIFNWFRQIPYTLLLVIVGLGLAVVDVRLVTLSPALILFIFLPPLLFEAAWNLKWSDLKQEFIPICLYAVLGVVISIAGVAIGLNQLAGLSITTALLIAASLSATDPVSVTALFRELGVSNRLVTLMEGESLFNDGMAVVAFGFLVALPLGNAELGLQPVLLELFQVIGIGLAVGGLIGFGISYLTQRFDLPMVEQSLTLVSAYGTYLITEDLGGSGVIGVVTTGLILGNFGSRIGMNPRTRIIVSEFWDFLAFFVNSIVFLLIGDQMRFASLRENLQIIGVTVAAMILMRAVAIYILSYLSQTITKSTISLPEQTTLWWGGLRGSVSIALALSVPAVLPDRDKIIAIVFGVVLFTLLIQGLTIKPLVKQLNLLGDAPLREQYLEMVARNIALERVLKYLQTEQHPGINPEFVRYQEKLITGEIEQMQTKIDKLQDEYPNIQNFITEQFQEKLLAVEADTYAEFVKSGRLNKELAPMLENVLPHDR; encoded by the coding sequence ATGGTAATTGAATCAGCAATTGGAGAGGAAGCGATCGCCTCTAATCTCAAGCAGTTTCTTCTAGTGCTGTCGGTATCTTTAGGGGTGGCGACCTTACCACAGATATTTAACTGGTTTCGCCAGATACCCTACACTTTACTTTTAGTCATTGTCGGCTTAGGTTTAGCGGTGGTTGATGTCCGCCTAGTTACTCTTTCCCCAGCCTTAATTCTGTTCATTTTTTTACCTCCCCTCTTATTTGAAGCTGCATGGAATCTGAAATGGTCAGACTTGAAGCAGGAATTTATCCCCATTTGTTTGTATGCAGTATTGGGGGTGGTCATTTCCATTGCGGGGGTAGCAATTGGACTCAATCAACTAGCTGGATTATCTATCACTACAGCTTTGCTCATTGCTGCGAGTCTTTCAGCTACTGATCCTGTTTCGGTAACGGCTTTATTTCGGGAATTAGGCGTAAGCAACCGCCTTGTTACTTTGATGGAAGGTGAAAGCTTATTTAATGATGGCATGGCTGTAGTTGCCTTTGGTTTTTTAGTAGCCTTACCTTTAGGTAATGCCGAATTAGGGCTACAGCCTGTTTTATTGGAGTTATTTCAAGTTATTGGTATTGGTTTAGCGGTGGGTGGTTTGATTGGTTTTGGTATTTCCTACCTCACCCAACGCTTTGATTTACCGATGGTTGAACAATCTCTGACCTTAGTATCTGCTTATGGTACTTACTTAATTACTGAAGATTTGGGTGGTTCTGGGGTAATTGGAGTTGTCACCACAGGTTTAATTTTAGGTAACTTTGGCTCTCGCATCGGCATGAATCCCCGCACCCGGATTATTGTGTCCGAGTTTTGGGACTTTTTAGCCTTTTTCGTCAATTCCATTGTCTTTTTGCTGATTGGCGACCAAATGCGCTTTGCCAGTCTCAGAGAAAACCTACAAATCATCGGTGTAACAGTTGCTGCCATGATTTTAATGCGAGCTGTAGCAATTTACATTCTCAGCTATCTCAGTCAAACTATCACCAAATCAACAATTTCTCTACCCGAACAAACAACCCTGTGGTGGGGAGGGTTACGCGGTTCTGTTTCCATAGCATTGGCATTGAGTGTACCAGCAGTTTTACCAGATCGAGACAAAATTATTGCGATCGTATTTGGAGTAGTTTTATTTACCCTACTCATTCAAGGATTGACCATCAAGCCATTAGTTAAACAGCTAAATTTGTTAGGCGATGCACCCCTACGGGAACAGTATTTAGAAATGGTTGCTCGTAATATCGCCTTAGAACGAGTTCTAAAATATCTGCAAACAGAACAACATCCTGGTATTAACCCGGAGTTTGTCCGCTATCAAGAAAAACTCATCACTGGTGAGATTGAGCAGATGCAAACCAAGATTGACAAATTACAAGATGAGTACCCCAATATCCAGAACTTTATCACTGAACAGTTTCAAGAAAAACTATTGGCAGTTGAGGCAGATACCTATGCAGAATTTGTCAAATCCGGTAGGTTAAATAAAGAACTAGCACCCATGCTGGAAAATGTTTTGCCCCATGATAGGTGA
- a CDS encoding SnoaL-like polyketide cyclase: MNPIDISKLNLWVQDRDTVLEYSTDIEWRYGQKPDYTHSNEKLAEESIQNHPENSLERLVQNLVRAFDIEANFKTNPAQWLTVVQDKFRMSTNGGYGYTITDLINSGTYKLLIGNNKHYKASEENFETSTNLFHTAFPEGFLWEVLEVYSTPPSIVFKWRHWGAFNGAYKDYAPTGETIEIIGTSVVHLRDDLKILSLEHYYDNTKFLAKLTSGGKLPPNLQTQQLTGTKTKSSLWQKLWNFIKKLWPWRKKSTDVNLSTSRCPFAVSE, encoded by the coding sequence ATGAATCCCATCGACATCAGCAAGCTTAATCTTTGGGTACAAGATAGAGATACAGTGCTAGAATATAGCACTGATATAGAATGGCGATATGGTCAAAAACCAGACTATACTCATTCTAATGAAAAACTTGCCGAAGAAAGCATACAAAATCACCCCGAAAATTCCCTAGAAAGATTAGTCCAAAACTTGGTGCGCGCTTTTGATATTGAGGCCAATTTTAAGACTAACCCTGCTCAATGGCTAACTGTTGTTCAAGATAAGTTTCGCATGAGTACCAATGGTGGTTATGGCTACACCATCACAGATTTAATTAATTCTGGTACTTATAAACTATTAATTGGTAATAACAAACATTACAAAGCCAGTGAGGAAAATTTTGAAACCTCAACGAACCTTTTTCATACAGCATTTCCCGAAGGTTTCTTATGGGAGGTGTTAGAAGTTTATTCAACCCCCCCAAGTATCGTTTTTAAATGGCGACATTGGGGTGCTTTTAATGGTGCATACAAAGATTATGCACCGACAGGTGAAACTATTGAAATTATTGGCACTAGTGTTGTTCATCTGAGAGATGACCTAAAAATTCTCTCTTTAGAACACTACTATGACAACACTAAGTTTCTAGCAAAACTTACATCAGGTGGTAAGCTACCACCTAATCTGCAAACACAACAACTAACAGGTACAAAAACCAAATCGTCTCTGTGGCAAAAGTTATGGAATTTTATCAAGAAACTTTGGCCTTGGAGAAAAAAATCAACCGATGTAAATCTCTCTACTAGTCGTTGTCCCTTTGCTGTAAGTGAGTAA